The Arachis hypogaea cultivar Tifrunner chromosome 14, arahy.Tifrunner.gnm2.J5K5, whole genome shotgun sequence genome has a segment encoding these proteins:
- the LOC112741822 gene encoding copper-transporting ATPase RAN1 — MAPSRSRDVQLTSIAGAEDDDAGDLEEVRLLDSYDSRDGIDDGGMRRIQVRVTGMTCAACSTSVESALCAVDGVITASVALLQNKADVVFNPALVKDEDIKNAIEDAGFEAEILPEPSTTGKMPHGTLVGQFIIGGMTCAACVNSVEGILRDLPGIKRAVVALATSLGEVEYDPSVIGKDDIVNAIEDAGFEGSFVQSSEQDKVVFEVVGVYSLIDTQVLEGVLGSIKGVRQFRFDQISGQLDIVFDPEVLSPRYLVDGIEGGSNGKFKLRVRNPYTRMASKDVEESSTMFRLFMSSLLLSIPLFFMKLVCPHIPMIYSLLLRRCGPFLMGDWLKWGLVSIIQFVIGKRFYIAATRALKNGSTNMDVLVAVGTTASYAYSVCALLYGALTGFRAPVYFETSAMLITFVLLGKYLECLAKGKTSDAIKKLVELAPATALLIIKDKGGRSIEEKEIDSLLIQPGDMLKVLPGTKIPADGIVTWGSSYVNESMVTGEAVPVQKEVNASVIGGTINLHGVLHIQATKVGSDTVLSQIISLVETAQMSKAPIQKFADYVASIFVPTVVSLALLTFFSWYGAGSVGAYPEEWLPENGNHFVFALMFSIAVVVIACPCALGLATPTAVMVATGVGANNGVLIKGGDALERAQMVKYVIFDKTGTLTQGKASVTTAKTFTGMQRGEFLRLVASAEASSEHPLAQAIVEYARHFHFFDDSSASNGAQNGAKELKSGWLFDVSDFIALPGKGVQCLIDGKPILVGNRKLMAESGIDISDEVENFVVELEESARTGVLVAYDGIVIGVLGISDPLKREASVVIEGLQKMGVRPVMVTGDNRRTARAVAKEVGIQDVRAEVMPAGKADVVQSFQKDGSIVAMVGDGINDSPALAAADVGMAIGAGTDIAIEAADYVLMRNNLEDVITAIDLSRKTFSRIRLNYVFAMVYNVVAIPVAAGALYPSLRIKLPPWVAGACMALSSVSVVCSSLLLRRYRRPRLTQILEIVVE; from the exons ATGGCGCCGAGTAGAAGCAGAGATGTGCAGCTCACTTCGATCGCCGGCGCCGAAGACGATGACGCCGGCGACTTGGAGGAGGTGCGGCTACTGGACTCCTACGATTCCCGCGACGGAATTGACGACGGCGGAATGAGGCGGATTCAGGTGAGGGTTACCGGGATGACCTGCGCTGCATGCTCCACCTCCGTCGAATCGGCTCTCTGCGCCGTCGACGGTGTAATTACCGCCTCCGTTGCTCTTCTTCAGAATAAAGCCGATGTAGTTTTCAACCCAGCTCTGGTCAAG GATGAAGACATAAAAAATGCAATTGAAGATGCGGGGTTTGAAGCAGAAATATTACCAGAACCCAGCACAACTGGAAAGATGCCACATGGAACACTTGTGGGACAATTCATAATCGGAGGTATGACATGTGCGGCCTGCGTAAATTCTGTGGAAGGCATTTTGAGAGATCTTCCAGGGATCAAGAGGGCTGTAGTGGCTTTGGCTACTTCGTTAGGCGAAGTTGAATATGATCCGAGTGTAATAGGTAAAGATGATATAGTCAATGCAATTGAAGATGCTGGTTTTGAAGGTTCATTTGTACAGAGCAGTGAACAGGATAAAGTAGTTTTTGAGGTGGTTGGTGTGTATAGTCTGATTGACACTCAAGTTTTAGAAGGTGTGCTTGGCAGCATCAAAGGAGTAAGGCAATTTCGTTTTGATCAGATATCAGGTCAATTGGATATTGTCTTTGATCCTGAAGTTCTCAGTCCTAGATACTTAGTTGATGGAATTGAAGGGGGAAGCAATGGAAAATTTAAATTACGTGTTAGAAACCCTTATACAAGGATGGCTTCTAAAGATGTTGAGGAGAGCTCAACTATGTTTCGGCTCTTCATGTCTAGTTTGCTTCTTAGT ATTCCTCTCTTCTTCATGAAGCTAGTATGTCCTCATATACCAATGATATATTCTTTATTACTCCGGAGATGCGGGCCTTTCCTTATGGGTGATTGGTTGAAGTGGGGATTGGTGAGTATCATTCAATTTGTGATTGGGAAGCGTTTCTACATTGCTGCTACCAGAGCTCTTAAAAACGGTTCGACAAACATGGATGTTCTAGTTGCTGTAGGAACTACTGCATCTTATGCTTATTCTGTTTGTGCTCTTCTATATGGTGCTCTTACTGGATTTAGGGCTCCAGTATACTTTGAAACAAGTGCCATGCTCATAACATTTGTATTGTTGGGCAAGTATTTGGAATGCCTTGCCAAGGGGAAGACATCAGATGCCATCAAGAAGTTAGTAGAACTTGCTCCTGCAACAGCTTTATTGATTATCAAAGATAAAG GTGGTAGatctattgaagaaaaggaaattGATTCCTTGCTCATTCAGCCTGGTGACATGCTAAAAGTTCTCCCTGGTACAAAGATTCCTGCTGATGGAATCGTTACTTGGGGATCAAGTTATGTCAATGAAAGCATGGTAACAGGGGAAGCTGTACCTGTTCAGAAGGAGGTGAATGCATCGGTGATTGGTGGTACAATAAATTTGCATGGTGTCCTTCACATTCAAGCTACCAAAGTAGGATCTGATACAGTTTTGAGTCAGATAATTAGTTTAGTTGAGACAGCACAGATGTCCAAAGCTCCAATTCAGAAATTTGCTGATTAT GTTGCAAGTATATTTGTTCCTACAGTTGTTTCTTTGGCATTATTGACATTTTTCTCTTG GTATGGTGCTGGGTCAGTTGGAGCTTATCCTGAGGAATGGCTGCCGGAAAATGGAAATCACTTTGTTTTTGCTCTAATGTTCTCAATAGCTGTCGTAGTGATTGCATGTCCCTGTGCGCTTGGCTTGGCAACACCAACAGCTGTCATGGTGGCGACAGGGGTTGGGGCTAACAATGGAGTGCTAATTAAAGGAGGAGATGCTTTGGAAAGAGCTCAGATGGTGAAGTATGTGATATTTGATAAAACAGGAACTCTGACACAAGGAAAAGCTAGTGTTACTACTGCCAAGACATTCACAGGAATGCAACGTGGAGAATTTCTCAGATTGGTGGCTTCTGCTGAG GCTAGCAGTGAACATCCATTGGCACAAGCAATAGTAGAATATGCACGTCATTTTCATTTCTTTGATGACTCTTCTGCTTCTAATGGTGCCCAAAATGGTGCCAAGGAGTTGAAATCTGGGTGGCTTTTTGATGTCTCAGATTTCATTGCTCTTCCTGGAAAAGGTGTTCAATGCCTTATAGATGGGAAACCTATTTTG GTTGGTAACAGGAAGCTCATGGCAGAAAGTGGCATAGATATCTCAGATGAAGTGGAAAATTTTGTGGTAGAGCTGGAAGAAAGTGCAAGGACAGGGGTACTAGTAGCATATGATGGTATAGTAATTGGAGTCTTGGGGATTTCAGATCCACTAAAGAGAGAAGCATCTGTAGTTATAGAAGGACTCCAGAAAATGGGTGTCAGACCTGTTATGGTTACAGGAGATAACCGGAGAACTGCTCGCGCTGTGGCCAAGGAG GTTGGCATCCAAGATGTTAGGGCAGAGGTTATGCCTGCTGGAAAAGCTGATGTTGTTCAATCATTCCAAAAAGACGGGAGCATAGTAGCAATGGTTGGTGATGGTATCAATGACTCTCCTGCATTAGCTGCTGCTGATGTTGGTATGGCAATAGGGGCTGGAACAGATATTGCAATAGAAGCTGCTGAT